From a single Gemmatimonadota bacterium genomic region:
- a CDS encoding VOC family protein yields the protein MTDTSAAINATNLGCSITCKDLQASIGFYCDAIGMALGPTFENDGKIAAAVVGAGDCRIVLNQDDGKLGWDRIKGQGFYLQINVAGPADVDAAAARIKAAGGALLSEPADQPWGARMFQFKDLDGFKLGVSTPLAG from the coding sequence ATGACCGACACGTCCGCCGCCATCAACGCGACCAACCTGGGTTGCTCGATCACCTGCAAAGATCTGCAAGCGTCCATTGGCTTCTACTGCGACGCCATCGGCATGGCGCTGGGTCCGACGTTCGAGAACGACGGGAAGATCGCGGCCGCGGTGGTCGGCGCGGGCGATTGCCGGATCGTCCTCAATCAGGACGACGGCAAGCTCGGCTGGGACCGGATCAAGGGGCAGGGCTTCTATCTGCAGATCAACGTGGCGGGCCCAGCGGACGTGGACGCGGCTGCCGCGCGGATCAAGGCGGCGGGCGGGGCATTGCTGAGCGAGCCTGCAGACCAGCCGTGGGGGGCACGCATGTTCCAATTCAAGGATCTGGATGGATTCAAGCTCGGCGTATCCACCCCGCTGGCGGGATAG